The following proteins are encoded in a genomic region of Phalacrocorax carbo chromosome 2, bPhaCar2.1, whole genome shotgun sequence:
- the PCMTD1 gene encoding protein-L-isoaspartate O-methyltransferase domain-containing protein 1 isoform X3: MKILLKVGGILVMPIEDQISKGFTKLTQILRTGQNTWESKNILAVSFAPLVQPNRNDNGKHDTVGLPPCAVRNLQDLARIYIRRTLRNFINEEMKAKGIAQKAPPKRKRRRCRRRRINTYVFVGNQLIPQPLDSEEDERMEDDNKEEEDKDHSEALKPEEPPRNLLREKIMSLPLPESLKAYLTYYREK; the protein is encoded by the exons ATGAAAATTTTATTGAAAGTTGGAGGCATTTTAGTAATGCCTATAGAAGATCAG ATCTCAAAAGGCTTTACAAAG CTAACACAAATTTTGAGAACGGGACAGAACACATGGGAAAGTAAAAACATCCTTGCTGTTTCGTTTGCTCCACTAGTGCAACCAAACAGAAATGACAATGGCAAACATGATACTGTGGGACTGC CTCCATGTGCTGTTAGGAATCTCCAGGACCTAGCTCGAATATATATCAGACGCACCCTCAGAAACTTCATAAATGAGGAGATGAAAGCCAAGGGTATTGCTCAGAAGGCTCCTCCGAAACGAAAACGCAGGAGATGTCGTAGACGCAGGATTAACACCTACGTGTTTGTTGGTAATCAGCTCATTCCTCAGCCTCTAGATAGTGAAGAAGATGAAAGAATGGAAGATGATaacaaagaggaggaggataaagATCACAGTGAGGCCCTGAAGCCAGAAGAGCCTCCTCGAAATCTCTTGAGAGAGAAAATTATGAGTCTACCATTACCTGAATCTTTAAAAGCATACTTGACCTATTACAGAGAGAAGTAA